From a region of the Paenibacillus sp. FSL R10-2734 genome:
- a CDS encoding peptidoglycan DD-metalloendopeptidase family protein, with amino-acid sequence MKKIAAGLAVILLAVTIFQPSDGYAKKTSVADIDKQLKQLQKEVQEAKAQQEKAASQTQEAQHYKNKTNLNLKYVLQQVDQVKGKMTEISTKISDTEVSLNVTATELDKAEARVASREEVLGSRVRLMYTDGAVSYLDVLLSSTSFADFLDRADSLKMIVDQDQELLVQHKLDKQTVVEKKQELEGQYAQAKQLYTSLEQQRSLLKEKEAEKQELIAFYDKQIQEGDELSEEQNEKLVKLASERSALETQKDKIKAEEAARKAAAAKAEAARRAAAAAKKAAASKGSSSSSSSSSETAYAGGDGPFLLPVGSARISSPFGPRTHPITGERGKVHTGVDFAVGQGTNIHAADSGTVILAEWWSGYGYCVIIDHGGGVWTLYGHIRKGGIKVSNGDRVNRGDVIAESGSTGNSTGPHLHFEVRIDGKPVNPMPYL; translated from the coding sequence TTGAAGAAGATTGCCGCCGGACTAGCCGTAATATTACTAGCTGTCACTATATTCCAGCCCTCTGACGGATATGCCAAGAAAACAAGTGTTGCCGATATCGACAAGCAGTTAAAGCAGCTACAAAAAGAGGTGCAGGAAGCTAAGGCGCAGCAGGAGAAAGCGGCGTCCCAAACGCAGGAAGCACAGCATTATAAGAATAAGACGAATCTGAATCTGAAGTATGTATTACAGCAAGTGGATCAAGTTAAGGGGAAAATGACCGAAATCTCTACCAAAATTTCCGATACAGAAGTATCTTTGAATGTTACCGCAACGGAATTGGATAAAGCAGAGGCGCGAGTCGCCTCCAGAGAGGAAGTCTTAGGTTCACGTGTTCGGTTAATGTATACCGATGGAGCGGTTTCTTACTTGGATGTATTGCTCTCATCGACAAGCTTCGCTGATTTTCTAGACCGCGCAGATTCACTTAAGATGATTGTGGATCAGGATCAGGAGCTCCTAGTTCAACATAAGCTGGACAAGCAGACGGTTGTAGAGAAGAAACAGGAGCTCGAGGGGCAATATGCTCAAGCCAAGCAACTGTACACTTCTCTGGAACAACAGAGAAGTCTGCTGAAGGAGAAAGAAGCTGAGAAGCAGGAGCTTATCGCATTCTATGATAAGCAAATTCAAGAAGGCGATGAACTAAGCGAAGAGCAGAATGAGAAGCTGGTCAAACTGGCAAGCGAACGCTCTGCGCTGGAAACGCAAAAGGATAAGATTAAGGCAGAGGAAGCGGCTCGTAAAGCAGCAGCGGCCAAGGCAGAGGCAGCTCGTCGAGCAGCGGCGGCTGCCAAGAAGGCTGCTGCTAGCAAAGGAAGCAGTAGTTCAAGCTCCAGCTCCAGTGAAACGGCTTATGCAGGTGGAGATGGACCGTTTCTACTTCCTGTAGGATCAGCAAGAATTTCATCCCCTTTTGGGCCACGGACACATCCGATCACGGGTGAGAGGGGCAAAGTACACACTGGTGTCGACTTCGCAGTTGGACAGGGAACCAACATTCATGCGGCGGATTCCGGAACGGTTATCTTGGCTGAATGGTGGAGTGGTTACGGATACTGCGTAATTATTGATCATGGAGGTGGAGTTTGGACCCTCTACGGACATATACGCAAAGGCGGTATTAAGGTTAGCAATGGAGATAGAGTCAATCGCGGCGAT